One genomic segment of Tursiops truncatus isolate mTurTru1 chromosome 11, mTurTru1.mat.Y, whole genome shotgun sequence includes these proteins:
- the PTGES3 gene encoding prostaglandin E synthase 3 isoform X2: MQPASAKWYDRRDYVFIEFCVEDSKDVNVNFEKSKLTFSCLGGSDNFKHLNEIDLFHCIDPNDSKHKRTDRSILCCLRKGESGQSWPRLTKERAKMMNNMGGDEDVDLPEVDGADDDSQDSDDEKMPDLE; encoded by the exons GCAGCCTGCTTCTGCAAAGTGGTACGATCGAAGGGACTATGTCTTCATTGAATTTTGTGTTGAAGACAGTAAAGATGTTaatgtaaattttgaaaaatccaaACTTACATTCAG TTGTCTTGGAGGAAGtgataattttaaacatttaaatgaaattgaTCTTTTTCACTGTATTGATCCAAAT gattCGAAGCATAAAAGAACGGACAGATCAATTTTATGTTGTTTACGAAAAGGAGAATCTGGCCAGTCATGGCCAAGGTTAACGAAAGAAAGGGCAAAG ATGATGAACAACATGGGTGGTGATGAGGATGTAGATTTACCAGAAGTAGATGGAGCAGATGAT GATTCACAAGACAGTGATGATGAAA aAATGCCAGATCTGGAGTAA
- the PTGES3 gene encoding prostaglandin E synthase 3 isoform X1 → MQPASAKWYDRRDYVFIEFCVEDSKDVNVNFEKSKLTFSCLGGSDNFKHLNEIDLFHCIDPNDSKHKRTDRSILCCLRKGESGQSWPRLTKERAKLNWLSVDFNNWKDWEDDSDEDMSNFDRFSEMMNNMGGDEDVDLPEVDGADDDSQDSDDEKMPDLE, encoded by the exons GCAGCCTGCTTCTGCAAAGTGGTACGATCGAAGGGACTATGTCTTCATTGAATTTTGTGTTGAAGACAGTAAAGATGTTaatgtaaattttgaaaaatccaaACTTACATTCAG TTGTCTTGGAGGAAGtgataattttaaacatttaaatgaaattgaTCTTTTTCACTGTATTGATCCAAAT gattCGAAGCATAAAAGAACGGACAGATCAATTTTATGTTGTTTACGAAAAGGAGAATCTGGCCAGTCATGGCCAAGGTTAACGAAAGAAAGGGCAAAG CTTAATTGGCTTAGTGTGGACTTCAATAATTGGAAAGACTGGGAAGATGATTCAGATGAAGACATGTCTAATTTTGATCGTTTCTCTGAG ATGATGAACAACATGGGTGGTGATGAGGATGTAGATTTACCAGAAGTAGATGGAGCAGATGAT GATTCACAAGACAGTGATGATGAAA aAATGCCAGATCTGGAGTAA